From Sinorhizobium sp. B11:
GGGTAATGCTCGAAGAGCGCTTTCCAGAGATTCCGGTTTTCCACTGCGAAACCTAAATATCCCTGCGCCAGATTGCGCAGCCGGTCCGTCGGTGTCCTGTCCCTGGTCTCGGGCAAGGTGAGCCTTGCTTCCAGCGCCTTCAGCGTCGTGGAATTCACATGGATAACGAGTTCGGCGAGGTCGGCGAAGACCGTATAGAGGCCGCCGAGCGCACAGCCGGCATCCTGGGTGATCTCGCGCGCCCTGAGGTTTGCAAGCCCTTCTCGCATAATCCGGCTTCGTGCCGCATCGATCAGCCGCGCCCTCAGATCTTCGCGTTTTTCTTCTCTTTTCCCGGCC
This genomic window contains:
- a CDS encoding WHG domain-containing protein, encoding MAGKREEKREDLRARLIDAARSRIMREGLANLRAREITQDAGCALGGLYTVFADLAELVIHVNSTTLKALEARLTLPETRDRTPTDRLRNLAQGYLGFAVENRNLWKALFEHYPPETSPTPQWHLDEHLFLMNVIAEPLAELQPDMTAEDRAIRARTLFGAVHGVVSISLEGRFVGLPAERLAREVDELVVTIAAGAAARRLQAI